A stretch of Terriglobales bacterium DNA encodes these proteins:
- a CDS encoding glycosyltransferase — MDLAAKFAAAAALCAAAYYLICLWSAFGISRQKDAVANGPLPPVSILKPLHGADPELYEALGSHCTQDYAEYEVILGVSDPADPAVPVAEQVTREFPGHVRLLVCPEVLGANRKLSNLIQMLAQARHGHLLINDSDIQVPPDYLRRILAHFKDPAVGGTHRQLAGVLAEGLRERDPVAARHHLACRLGVD, encoded by the coding sequence ATGGATCTCGCGGCGAAATTCGCGGCTGCGGCGGCGCTCTGCGCGGCGGCCTACTACCTGATCTGCCTATGGAGCGCGTTTGGGATCTCGCGGCAGAAGGACGCGGTCGCGAACGGGCCGCTGCCTCCGGTTTCCATCCTCAAGCCGCTGCACGGCGCCGACCCGGAACTCTACGAAGCCCTGGGCAGCCACTGCACGCAGGACTACGCGGAGTACGAGGTCATTCTGGGGGTCTCCGATCCGGCCGACCCCGCCGTGCCGGTTGCCGAGCAGGTGACGCGGGAGTTCCCGGGCCACGTCCGCCTGCTGGTCTGCCCAGAGGTGCTGGGCGCGAACCGCAAACTCAGCAACCTGATCCAGATGCTGGCCCAGGCGCGCCACGGCCACCTGCTGATCAACGACAGCGACATCCAGGTTCCGCCGGATTATCTGCGCCGCATCTTGGCGCACTTCAAAGATCCCGCGGTGGGTGGAACTCACCGGCAGCTTGCGGGCGTGCTCGCCGAAGGCCTGCGAGAGCGTGACCCAGTCGCCGCGCGCCACCATCTCGCGTGCCGCCTCGGCGTGGACTGA